acaaacaatcactcagcccaaaagaccgttcacctaacccaaggttcataaagcttatatatttttaaaaagttacgtacgtgacgcgcacatacggtcaagctatcaaatgtttagcagccaaggctgcatactcacggtacctgatattcagctgggaatgactacaacagtaaatagacacaagacatatatatactctattagccacaacacaaccaggcttatatttaatatgccacaaattaatcctgcataaaaacacctgcgtgtttgttatgctagctcctagctcctatgctagctcctagctccatagaacacgccaatacaattcaaacacctgatcaacacacacaatcactcagcccaaaagaccgttcacctaacccaaggttcataaagctcatatatttttaaaaagttacgtacgtgacgcgcacgtacggtcaagctatcaaatgtttagcagccaaggctgcatactcacggtacctggtattcagctgggaatgactaaaacagtaaataaacacaagacatatatttacttctattagccacaacacaaccaggcttatatttaatacgacacaaattaatcctgcataaaaacacctacgtctttgttatgctaactcctagctcctctgctaactcctagctcctctgctagctcctagctccatagaacacgccaatacaattcaaacacctgatcaacacacacaatcactcagcccaaaagaccgttcacctaacccaaggttcataaagcttatatatttttaaaaaagttacgtacatacgcaaaaaaaagttgcgcacatacggtcaagcgatcaaatgtttagaagccaaagctgcatactcacagtagcacgtctgtgtctttgtcatccaaatcaaagtaatcctggtaagagtctgtgttgtcccagttctctacaggcgtctgtgtatcgaagtcaaaagtcctcctggttagagtctctgttatccgagttcttccatcttgactgcatctttcgggaatgtaaacaaagaagcgccggctgtgtactgttgttgctgactacgttcgaaaaatacgtccatttcgcaccgacaactttcttctttgcttgctcagcttctttctccataatgcaatgaacatgattgcaacagattcacgaacacagatgtccagaatactgtggaattatgaaatgaaaacagagctttttcgtattggcttcaatgtggaaggcatacccgtgttccccgggctacgtcacgcacatacgtcatcctcagaggcgtttcgaaccggaagtttagcggcaaatttaaaatgtcactttataagttaacccggccgtattggcatgtgttataatgttaagatttcatcattgatatataaactatcagactgcgtggtcggtagtagtgggtttcagtaggcctttaaagatatggttaacattcttagtgctaaagatattcccctctccttgtatcccttctcccagctccaccgtctcgccgagtgccagcaagagtcatgagtacttgtcaactcgactcctcaactggagataactttctaggtaaagactgatctccaaaataatatctcagcatccagtaaccatggttaacagatcacaaccatttaataccaatttatctcccttagcacctcaccatggggaaggatgtattcatatgccttcaccagcacatgcattaaacatgcagagagttacacaaggtagggactgatctctgtatacactacacccataatttcaaaccctactttacgattgagctgaagttctgactattatgacctgtacgtttacctttcttatagttcttaccaccttggggcaccattcaggtaaaatctcagctcatcctacttgcttatttgtatacactaacacctgtgcatgcttttgtccacgttgttcctttgacgatgaataaataccccttttctttctttctacattaagggtgccttttcatctgataaaatgtataatgaacagggacattgcggttgtcccaagtggatggtatgatgataggatggttttctggcccagctataaaaacacagacagaattgaaagggcagctttaaatgaggagcagcatgagccaaactggccaagatttgacgtttctgttgtccgaacttgtggtatgcaaattcataatcttcttgtttaaaaataacgtcatagttgcttctctttatgcttggaataacctattgtgtctatgttctgaccaggtctcttgtaagagagagacctgatttatcatcatcaataataataatattctgttcagctctacagctaatttgaaactcatgttcattttaacatattaaattttagacaactacaaagacgcattaaaaataatgcaacaatatggaaagggctgcgacacctcagacctgcaatctgaggcagagaacgaggagctgccagaaaaaaggaacaggaagccagtgtaagtgtgttccgtcttgtttttgtcatgtttctacagtaataggaaggttatttccggtagcattcaaaaatagaccagagatgcttgtactatatgtatatttggcaattttggtattgcaataatcctaatgatatggttacccaacagccatcgtctcggggactcagatgatagcgaagaagacccgggaaatagtgacctcacatctctggggttgacaagccaattgcacaggcagagtaaggaataatctcttaacatcgaaaacaacaaaaccaccaaaAGATATGGTtgacattcttagtgctaaagatattcccctctccttgtatcccttctcccagctgcaccgtctcgccgagtgccagcaagagtcatgagtacttgtcaactcgactcctcaactggagataactttctaggtaaagattgatctctgaaataatgtctcagcatccagtaaccatggttaacagatcacaaccatttaataccaatttatctcccttagcacctcaccatggggaaggacgcattcatatgccttcaccagcacctgctttaaacatgcagagagttacacaaggtagggactgatctctgaaatattagtgtatagataggccccttgggtattaccagtcatggttaactgatggctctctcacaatgcccacctcactaggaacggcagtccctcctcgactccctccacccccctcacctgcagccctcaacatgtggcagacagaggagcctggatccagcctggcctacaggccaacatggcgagggggaagaatggccgacaacatttcctgctctggtgagcaataactgacaaataccggatggtcattctgtgccacaaattttggaaaaaattcaaattcacaagcaatcacatattttcttcaaactttgtcaataacttttgtcattaactaaggtcaatagctaatgtcaggattatgagtaatgaggataaacactgaaacatgttaattttatactgctgtttgtcaacagcgcctgaggtaatccacatccttagcctgctggaaactattaagcacaaccaagaccagctgattgcgaaggtaaacttcttaagccttgaataggtcaatatttcataatgacattgattttgattcattattattttttaaagaaagaaacagcctacatggcagctttgtgtgattagagtaaacattgctacattttcttgttacatttcacctgtttgctctttaaatgggacggcgtggcgaagttggtagagtggctgtgccagtagtctgagtgttgctggttactggggttcaactcccaccttctaccttcccagtcacgtccgttgtgtccttgggcaagacacttcaccctttgcctctgatggctgctggttagcgccttgcatggcagctcccgccatcagtgtgtgaatgtgtgtgtgaatgggtaaatgtggaaatactgtcaaagcgctttgagtaccttgaaggtagaaaagcgctatacaagtataacccatttatcattattataaataccacttttaatgttttttatttatttcgatcgtattttttaaaaatgtgccctggggccgttaaaaaatgacctgcaggccgcaaatggcccccgggccgcactttggacacccctggcctacacgaatacaaacatagaatgatagtacaaatataataagaaaacaatgtcaacctcccaaagttgggttatggatatttatttatgccccccacccccaaacccccgccgccgtcatccaacagagccaaacaagtactctgatcaaggaaccaaataacgatattgtttaagcattttggatgtcttgcacacctataccctgatcacaaattcatagtttacgcaccttattttaaccacctccagtaactttaagtcatgttttttttttcaaatgtaatctccttaatacctatcacatattttgtattgtgtaagcatacttggctttggatgcttcctaccataaacataaacgtatctgtcttgtaatcgtgtttgattacaggtgctgtg
This genomic interval from Entelurus aequoreus isolate RoL-2023_Sb linkage group LG06, RoL_Eaeq_v1.1, whole genome shotgun sequence contains the following:
- the LOC133652462 gene encoding uncharacterized protein LOC133652462 isoform X2, whose amino-acid sequence is MYSYAFTSTCIKHAESYTSGWYDDRMVFWPSYKNTDRIERAALNEEQHEPNWPRFDVSVVRTCDNYKDALKIMQQYGKGCDTSDLQSEAENEELPEKRNRKPVHRLGDSDDSEEDPGNSDLTSLGLTSQLHRQTAPSRRVPARVMSTCQLDSSTGDNFLAPHHGEGRIHMPSPAPALNMQRVTQGTAVPPRLPPPPSPAALNMWQTEEPGSSLAYRPTWRGGRMADNISCSAPEVIHILSLLETIKHNQDQLIAKVL
- the LOC133652462 gene encoding uncharacterized protein LOC133652462 isoform X1, with product MYSYAFTSTCIKHAESYTSGWYDDRMVFWPSYKNTDRIERAALNEEQHEPNWPRFDVSVVRTCDNYKDALKIMQQYGKGCDTSDLQSEAENEELPEKRNRKPVHRLGDSDDSEEDPGNSDLTSLGLTSQLHRQTAPSRRVPARVMSTCQLDSSTGDNFLAPHHGEGRIHMPSPAPALNMQRVTQGTAVPPRLPPPPSPAALNMWQTEEPGSSLAYRPTWRGGRMADNISCSAPEVIHILSLLETIKHNQDQLIAKVNFLSLE